AGGTTTATATTTTGCCTGTGATTTCATGGCAATCGCACGAAATAGCACTCGCAATTGTACCACAAGTCAAGAGCACCGACTTCTCGCTGCTGTTTATTCCAGAAATCGAAAGCTGCTTCCAGCTGTCAGCAGATTGGCGCAGTGCCAAAACATTTCTAATGTCCGATACCAAGCTCGCAGCAAATTAGTAGCTGTCGGAAGCCGATTTGCAATCGATTCCAGTGCGAGGGAGAGGGCTTGGGCTCGAGAGCGAGACGGCCGCCAATCAGCGAAAAGTTGAAGGCTTCGTCAGATACTTATCTGCTACCTAGATGTGTCGTGTTTCCAGGTGTTACCGGGAGCTTTTGGAGCTTCGGCTTCAGTTGGGCACTAGAACTTCGACTTTGACGTTGTGTCGATCGAGCGAGAGCCATTTAATTGTAGCTATCGGAAATTACACTGCACTACAAACTCGGTTCCGGAAGTGTAGTGATTCCTACCTCAGTTGTGGTTTTCGACTAGCCCATTGACTTGGCCCTTTAAAAATAGACtcgtgtgttggtgtgtgctttttgtttggcttgcCCCTACTTCACGGCCTCTGTGTGTGTAACTTCGGCCAGGGAAAGTCGGCGGGGGGAAATGCGGCAGGGAAAAACAAGGGAAAACTGACGCAATAGGTCGAAGCGAAGCTGGTGTAGTAGCAGTGCTACCAGTGTTATTGGCGTAAACGTTGGCAATTACGCGCCAACTTTGGCACTTGGATGCGACGCGGCACTGAGATCATTATTCGGTTTTAGAATGTGCCGGCGAGATAACAGAATGGGGCCCACTGTGCGGCGGAGACAGTGGGTCGGCGGACTTCTGGCGGCGGTCTCTTTTTATGCACTTGCAGTTCAGTTGGCTCACGTACGCGGCCTTTGATGCAACGCCTTTTCGCCGATGCCGACGATTTGCAATTAATTGGGAATTAAATTGTAAGGACGTGACGTCAGAGCGGGTTCGATGTTCTTGTGGGGCGATTCATAAACTCATTTACTAAGCACATTGTTTGTGTTAATACGCtacgtgtgcgtgtgtgcgtgtgtatctgtgtgtttgttgtgtaaaaggcaaacaaacaataagTAGGAGGAGAGCGGAAAACAGACATGTGCTCAGCTCGTTATGGGGAACAAAACGCTCGGCGCTGcccaaataaataagcaaaccGTAAACATGACAGCACCGAGACTCTCAAAAATCTATGCTAATtagcagcaataacaacaaaggCGAAGAGTGTATCTATGTATCCGAGAGAATGTATCTCGAACCCATACCCATACGCAAATACCCCCAACAACATAAGTGCAAAGCCAACAAATCGGCAGGCAGCCAAACACTCGGAATACCCTCAAAAATCGAATAATCACAAAATGTGAATGTTCAGTGAATGGGAAGTGTGGCTAAAAGCAAACATTCAAACGATCACAGTAAACGGAAAAGTTAGAGGGGAAGATCTTTGAAAGTCAATGATAATTTCACTTCATAATGAAATTATAccaattcaaaataaataattagatTAGTTGAAAACACTAGAAATCACTTGTTTTGAATCTTTACGACACAGATAAAGAATGATTCAACTCTTTGTTTTAGATATCCCTTAAATTTATATCTCAATCCTCTTTAGTGTTTTAACACTCTAATTTGATTAGAAAAGGAAAACTGTCTACTAATGCAAAAGACACTTCCAAGCGAGAAATGAATCAAAGATCTTCTGCCAAGCGCACTTGTTGAATCACATCTTCATGAAAGGCTTCTTTTGATGACACCCTATCCATCTGTAGATATCCGAGTTCAATCTTTAGTAATTTCCCAAGAAGTTATCTTGCTAGCTGCATTTAGCTCCACAAAAACCAATTCCATtgaaagcaaacaattttcGCAGGCAAGCCACGTTCtttataaaaaatgcaaaatttatCAGCGATAGCCCAGAAAAGATAACTAAAATGTGTGCTGTTCTACAGCAAATAAGGCGAGGCGTAGAAATCAATTTCGAATTTGTTGATATTACGGGGcaagaaaacagaaaatagAAGCCGCTACACTGGATCCACAGATATAGATAGCGGCTACTTGGATGTTCGTACGTCAGTGATTCAGGCAACTTGGCGGGGCCCGAACGAAATCCAAACGGAAACCGAAACCAATTGAGAATACACATTAAGTGAGTGGGTTTCTAAGGAGGGGAAGTAAGCGATCGTTTTAGTATTCCCTAATTGGTATCCCCGTGTCTGTCACACTGTGCAGAAATTGCATAATGCCGGGGCCAAAACCCCCACATCACGTGTCTGGGTCGTCTGGCACCTGACAGACCCGCGAAGATACTTCAGTTCGGATTGGTTCTGGTCGGAGGAAGTTAATGGAGATGATGGGGCTGTGGGCCAGACAGAACAAGAGAAATTGAAAGCCATTAAGTAcctttaaaaataaaagcggAATACTACTAACCGCATGGCCCACTGGGATGATACATGGGAGAGCTATATATATGCGCGTGGATATATGCTGCTTCAATTATTCAAGAGTACACCGAAAGCAGAGACTTGTGACCAcaaaaatcaaagaaattaCGCACGAAAAATATCTTTAAAATGCCATAAGTTGTATATAGATACGCAGCCAGCGCAGACTCATCAGatacacaagcacacacatcGGCCAGAAGATACATATAAGCAAACGCGAACTGTGGCAAACTATTTCCGTATTGAGTTCTCTTCTCAATGCCCTGCATTGGGCCATTTTGGGCATATTGCACGAAAGTTTTTTTAGATCAACCacttaaaaaattaaacaatttaagtGGTTGGTAAACAGTTTATCTGATTTTATTTGACCTccaaatgttttattttccctTAATGTCTTACATCTTTCATTCCTGAGCATTTATCAACCGAAATTCAAGACAAAAATGTGTTTGTgacattttaaaaaatttattttcgaaaGCATATATTCGTTAGCTTAAATTCCACAAACAAATTATGTGCGTGTTCCAAAAACATTTTCTAATATTTATGAATGCGCCAAATATATTTTCGAGCCGTGCGTTTCTTTTCTGCTCATCGGATTTTATGAGTTTGTTTGGCTTGTGGAAATTGCATTGACCTAGAAGTcatattgttgttttttcggTCTCTTGGGTATTTTGATGTCTTTGGAATACCCTgcattctgattctgattctgttTTGGCTTTGCACATTTCTCTCCCGCTCTCCCGTACGACTTTCTGTTTTCTCCGTATGTATTGTGAACATGAGCAACGTTATGAATTCCCcgattttcctttttgtgTGTATATTTTCAAATACTTGCCACTGTGCATCCGAATCGGGCTGTCTGTAgacatgtgtgtgagtgggagACTGGGGAGCTGGCTCCCGGCTGAGATCGTGAAAGGCCCACGGCCCATTCCTTGTCCGTCGGTCGCCAGCGCCACGAGGAACGGGAAGCGCgatcttaaaaaatatttaaaaaactgTTCACCCCGTGTTCCCGTTGCTCAAATCGAACATACCCCCAAAACGAGAGCGAAAGTTCAGTATTCAAAACGCAAtttaatttggccaaaacaattCGAGGCAATCGGAGACAAAGGCGCGATCTCGGCAGCGAAAAATAAACCTGAAAACATAACGATTTCGGACGCGTGCcaggcggtgggcggtgggcggggcGGCGTAGACGCCGGCAGCGGCAGCGTCGCTGTTTTATATGATTTTCCGCTCGTAGTGCtcgttttttttattttttattttcttttttttcgattttgcCGGCTGTCGTCGTGAGCAGAATGCCGCCGGCTCTCGGTTCTGGTTCTCAGTTCAGTTCTGTTTGAGTTTCTGGCGACGAGTGACACACACAGAGGGAACTAGAAATAAGCGACACCGAAAAACGAAACAACACTTAGTTGTACTGTAGATTCTGGCTGATTAAGAAACACGAAACACGAagcactcactcacacacacatatatatctcACACACAAGGAAAACTGCATTAGTTCAGATCGAGCGAAAGTGCCGTAGACGATGCCCAATAACCGCAATCGTaatcgcaatcgcaatcgcaaCAAACGCAATCGaaaccaaaatcaaaatcagaatccgagccaaaaccaaaacgaaaACCATCAGCAGCAGGCAGAAGGGGCGGAGGATcgggaggagcagcaggattTCGAGACTCAAGTCGCAGTAGCGCAATCTTCTTCCTTCGTAGATGATAATGGAAATTCTGGCAGCGTTTCAAATGGGCCAACGGAAAACAGCGAAGAGGTGACGAACACTCTTgagaaaaccgaaaaaaaagaagaaatatCCGAGCAACCAGCAACAGTCATCCAAAAAGAAGCAGATTCTGACGCAGAAATGGGTGCCAAAAATTCAAAACATCGCAAGGAGAAGTCCGATAAGCAGGCGTCTAATGGAAAAGCTGAAGAGCAGGTGCGTCCACCTCCCACCATTATTAGAAGGCCACCCGGCAGCCCCCGGCAAGCCAAGGTCATAGTTCATCGAATTGTGAGGGAAGAGGACACTGCCAATGGTAAAGCTCACTCACCAGAGCCACCCAAAGCCGTAGAATCTAAGGAGCAGCAATTGGAGGTCGAGGATTCAAAGGAGCAGCAACCTGAAGCTCATCATCAGGAGATTGAAACTAAGGAAGAGCGGGAAAATGAACCGAGTCCAAAGGAACTTCCTGAATCTAGTCATCTTTCGGAGGACGCACAGCAGAAACATGTCGAAGTTGACGAGAATGAACCAATTTATGATGAAGTGGACTACTCAAAGGATGAGACCACTAACACCACTAAGATCCCACAGCAAGAGCAACATGATCCAAAGGAACCGGAGCAATATGTGTTGCAACTCGAAAAGGCAATGGAGTTTGTCGAAAATGCTCATCAGCAACACGTTGCTGCCGTACAAAGTTATCAAAAACAAAGAGACACAGAGCAAGACgcacagcagcaggagcaaagTGAAGCACAGCACCTTCAGAAATCAACTGAAGCGCATCAGCAACATGTGGCAGTTCCCCAAATCCTTGTAGATCCCAAAGAGAAACTAGAGGATGATGTGAAACAGGAACCCATTTTGAATAACGCCCAACAGCAAAATGATGAGATTTCACCAAAAGCCCCAAAGGAAATCCAAATAAAAGTTCAATTTCAAACAGAAGATCCTCTTTCGCAGCAGCCGGCTGCACAGAAGCCCACCTCCAAGGTGATTATCCACCAGATACACCTGGAAACCACCGACGAAGAGCCAAATGTCAAGCCCACTTTCGAGGAGGTTAGCAGCACTACCGGTTCTCTGGCCGGAACCCTATCTCCACCACCCCGTTATTTGGTGGAGTCGCCGAAGAACGTGTCAAGTGGCCAGTTTTCGCGCTTCTCGCGCGATGTGCAAATCCAGGAGATGGAACTGAACAGCGACTGCAGCTCCGGGGAATTCAATTCCCTGCAGTCGCCGCTGGTATGCGAAGTAGACTCGGAATCAGAGGGATCGGTAGCCTTGGGACCGGAGCGATCGCCGTCGGATCAGCAGGTGCCGTCCAGCAGCCGAGTggagcagcatgagcaggtGCGCCAGAAACGTGCCCAGTATCGGAACGCTTTGGAATCGCACTTCCTGCCGCAGTTGCTCAATCCCCGCTATCTGGACAGCATCCTGGAGGAGAATGAATGGAGAAACTCCACCGCCTCCTCTGGCGGAAGCGATCAGACGGGGATCCGCACGCCCAAGCTGAACGAGACCTTTCCCAAGAGTCAGTTGGACTTCAGCCGCAGACACAGGCGGAGGGAGGAGGCCCCAACGCCTCTTAAGCTCGAAACCAGGCTGCTGGAGGATTCAACCGATCTGGAGAGCTGCACCCGACTGCAGAGCACCCTGTCTCCACAGTCCGAAGATGCAGAGCTAGTTTACCTGAGCTCCTCGGCCTCCAGCAGTGTCTCTGACCTCATGGAACTAGAACTAGAGCAGGCTGCCGCCTTGGCGGAGAGAGCCCTCGTGGACTTGGATACGGATGCCAGTCGGTTGATTGCTCGGCCGGACGATGAGATGAGCAGCACAAGTACCACCACTGCAGACAGGAGCGAGAcggaagcggaaacggaaacggagaCGGAGAGAGAGGGCGAGCAGAGTCGCGAGAGCACACCTGTTAACGCCAACACGACGCTCACCAGTTCGCAGTCTTCGCTGCTGAGCGCCGCAACGCCGACGCCGACGCCCACTCCCGCCGATCGAGAACAATTAGcaaaagatacaaatgtatctggtGGATCGACTGTTAGTTTCGGGGCAGCATCGCCGCTAGCGGCCACGCGCGAGGAGTTCGTTCGCAATATGGACAAAGTGCGCGAGTTGATTGAAATGACGCGGCGCGAACAGGAGCAAGGTGAACTACCGCGATCGCCGTCGCCGCCGCCCGTTCCCCCGCCTCCCGCTTCCGTGCCACCCTACAGTCCCGAGTCTTCCTCGTTCCACCTAGCTTCCTTGCAACTGAAGCGGCAGGAGTCTAACGACTCCCACTGCTCCGACAGCACCACCCACAGCCAATGCACGGCCATCAACCTGGCCAGTCCCCCACCGCCACCCACTGCTCAGCCACCCACACCGCCACTCAGACAAAAGCCTGCACCACCACCCGTACCGCCACCCGTATCACCACCCGCACCACCCACTCCCCAATCAGAGCCAGAGCTTTCAGTTGCAGATTCGTTTGCTAATGCAAATGCGGATGTAGATGCAGATGCCGACACTGATACGGAAGCGATAAAGAAGCTGCGCCTGCTGTGCACCGAGCAGTTAGCTTCCATGCCCTATGGCGAACAGGTGCTCGAGGAGTTAGCCAGTGTGGCCCAGAACATTGCCGACCAATCCCAGAACAAGATGCCCTATCCCATGCCCCAGTTGCCGCACATCAAGGAGCTGCAGTTAAACGCCAATGAGAGCAAGTCCTCCTCCGCCTGGCTGGGTCTGCCGACCCAGTCCGATCCCAAGCTATTGGTCTGCCTCTCGCCCGGCCAGAGGGATTTGGTAAATAACCAAACGCAACCGGATGACCTGCTTGATGCCCACCAGAAGTTCGTGGAGCGTCGGGGATACCATGAGTTGTCCAAGGCCCAGGTTCTCGAGCAAgaccaccagcaacagcagagtGAGATGCTCAAGACGGCGGCCATGATGCGCGAGTTGCGCAAGAGCCTCTCGCCGCCGGCGCCTCCTGTCCCTCCGCCGCCGGTACCGCTGAAGAGCGCCGAAACGGCGGCCAAGGCGACCGCTCATGAAAACGCCAAGAGAGATGACGCAAGCGAACAAAAGCAGAAGATCGCAGCATGCGAATCGTCATCGCTTGAAAATAAACCAAGGCAAGCAGCTGATCTTGGTGCTCAGCAGTCGGCAGAGCAACGCcagagcagcagcaccaccacctccaGCCACAAAGCGACCACAGAGACCATGTCCAGTGACACCGCCAAGTTTCCCACGCTGGACAGCATGGAGAGTGAGCTGGCCAGGATGTTCCCCCAGCACAAGGGCGACATTTTCGAGGAGCAGCGCAAGCGGTTCTCCAACATTGAGTTCCCCAGCCACCAGCCCGTCAGTCAGACCAAGCGGTACTCCAACATCGAGACGAGCAGTTACGAGTCCAAGAAGCGAATGGAAAATGGTCAGGTAGTCTACGATGTGAGCACTTCAAGTCACGAGAAGAAGGAGCAGGGTGATCCACCCAAGGACCAGCCCGCACCACCCGTTCCCCCGCCGCCAATTATGTCAGCAACGAAATTAAACGGTAACACTTTCATTGATGGAGACGTGGCGCCCAAAAATAGCCAGCCGTCGCGAGAGAGCGGTAGCGGCAGCGGCAACGGTACGTATGAGGAATTTCGGCAGCGTGCCAAGGCCGCCGCGGATGCTTTTGGAGAGCAGCGGGAGCAGCAAAACGGGCTGGATCAAGACCGCGTGTTCAAGGACTTCGATAGGCTATCGCAGCAGATGCACGCCGAACTGCAAAGCACCCGGGAAAAGCGGGAGAAGTCCGCTTCCATGTACGATCTCAGTGGCTTCACGCGACCCGCGACGGGTCATCCGAGATTAGATGAGTTGCAGCAGAGAAGACATGCCCACATGCAGGAGTTGGAGAGAGAAATAGAGCGGTCGGCAAAGTCGCGACAGGAGCGAATGTCCTCGGTACCGCGACAAATGGAGGCCACACCACCGCGAACTCATGATATTCCCATTGAGCTGGAGCCACGTTCCCGACGGGCCGAGTCCCTGTGCAATCTGAATGAGCCACCACCACGTCCGCACACCACCGTGGGTCACTATAACCACCCGGTGGCGCAGGATGACTGGTCTAGGTATGCCAACGATTTGGGATACTCGGAGAACATAGCACGACCCTTTGCCAGGGAGGTGGAGATTTGCTATCAGCGGCAGAATCAGAGAACACCACATTGCATTAGGGCTCCCCGCCTCTCCGCCAGCACTAATGATCTGAGCAGCTCTAGTCAATATAGCTACGATACCTTTAATGCTTATGGTGGCAGAAGGACCCACGCCCCCATGCTGAACCAggcgcaacagcaacagcgtcCTCATTACGGCAGCTGTTACTCCATGATCGAGAGGGATCCCAATCCCAGGTACATAAGTACCACCTCGCGAAGGGGTGTGAGCCCAGCACCACCGCCAGTTGCAACtccgcaacagcagcaggtgcCACCACCTGCCTATGATCGCCAGCAGAGGAGATCCTCGCTGCCGAGGGAATTGCATGAACAGCAGCTAAAGTACATACTATCCAAAGAGGAGGAGCTGAAGTTTGAAGTGGAGCGATTGCAGCAGGAGCGGCGTCGTCTAATGGAGGAAATGCAGAGGGCTCCGGTCTTGCCTGCTCCTCAGAGGAGGGAGAGCTACAGGCCCGCCGCCAAGCTGCCCACTCTGAGCGAGGATGAGGTATTCCGGCAGCAAATGGCCGAGGAGTGGATGAACAAGGTGGCTGAGCGGGAAGAGCGTCGTCAGCACAAGATCATACGTATATCGAAGATCGAGGATGAGCACGATCACTCCGCCGTAGACAAGGCGACCATAAGCGATGAATTCTTGGATCGGGTGAAGGAGCGGCGTCACAAGTTGTCCATGCCGGCGGACAGCGATTGGGAAAGTGGGGCAGAATCACAACCCCAGCCAGCCGCCCAATCCCAGCCAGAATCGGATGTAGAGGCGCCACCAGTACGCATACTGGAGGGCCAGGCGGAGGCCAATCTCCGCCAGCTGCCACG
This genomic interval from Drosophila mauritiana strain mau12 chromosome 2R, ASM438214v1, whole genome shotgun sequence contains the following:
- the LOC117137785 gene encoding uncharacterized protein LOC117137785 isoform X10; amino-acid sequence: MPNNRNRNRNRNRNKRNRNQNQNQNPSQNQNENHQQQAEGAEDREEQQDFETQVAVAQSSSFVDDNGNSGSVSNGPTENSEEVTNTLEKTEKKEEISEQPATVIQKEADSDAEMGAKNSKHRKEKSDKQASNGKAEEQVRPPPTIIRRPPGSPRQAKVIVHRIVREEDTANGKAHSPEPPKAVESKEQQLEVEDSKEQQPEAHHQEIETKEERENEPSPKELPESSHLSEDAQQKHVEVDENEPIYDEVDYSKDETTNTTKIPQQEQHDPKEPEQYVLQLEKAMEFVENAHQQHVAAVQSYQKQRDTEQDAQQQEQSEAQHLQKSTEAHQQHVAVPQILVDPKEKLEDDVKQEPILNNAQQQNDEISPKAPKEIQIKVQFQTEDPLSQQPAAQKPTSKVIIHQIHLETTDEEPNVKPTFEEVSSTTGSLAGTLSPPPRYLVESPKNVSSGQFSRFSRDVQIQEMELNSDCSSGEFNSLQSPLVCEVDSESEGSVALGPERSPSDQQVPSSSRVEQHEQVRQKRAQYRNALESHFLPQLLNPRYLDSILEENEWRNSTASSGGSDQTGIRTPKLNETFPKSQLDFSRRHRRREEAPTPLKLETRLLEDSTDLESCTRLQSTLSPQSEDAELVYLSSSASSSVSDLMELELEQAAALAERALVDLDTDASRLIARPDDEMSSTSTTTADRSETEAETETETEREGEQSRESTPVNANTTLTSSQSSLLSAATPTPTPTPADREQLAKDTNVSGGSTVSFGAASPLAATREEFVRNMDKVRELIEMTRREQEQGELPRSPSPPPVPPPPASVPPYSPESSSFHLASLQLKRQESNDSHCSDSTTHSQCTAINLASPPPPPTAQPPTPPLRQKPAPPPVPPPVSPPAPPTPQSEPELSVADSFANANADVDADADTDTEAIKKLRLLCTEQLASMPYGEQVLEELASVAQNIADQSQNKMPYPMPQLPHIKELQLNANESKSSSAWLGLPTQSDPKLLVCLSPGQRDLVNNQTQPDDLLDAHQKFVERRGYHELSKAQVLEQDHQQQQSEMLKTAAMMRELRKSLSPPAPPVPPPPVPLKSAETAAKATAHENAKRDDASEQKQKIAACESSSLENKPRQAADLGAQQSAEQRQSSSTTTSSHKATTETMSSDTAKFPTLDSMESELARMFPQHKGDIFEEQRKRFSNIEFPSHQPVSQTKRYSNIETSSYESKKRMENGQVVYDVSTSSHEKKEQGDPPKDQPAPPVPPPPIMSATKLNGNTFIDGDVAPKNSQPSRESGSGSGNGTYEEFRQRAKAAADAFGEQREQQNGLDQDRVFKDFDRLSQQMHAELQSTREKREKSASMYDLSGFTRPATGHPRLDELQQRRHAHMQELEREIERSAKSRQERMSSVPRQMEATPPRTHDIPIELEPRSRRAESLCNLNEPPPRPHTTVGHYNHPVAQDDWSRYANDLGYSENIARPFAREVEICYQRQNQRTPHCIRAPRLSASTNDLSSSSQYSYDTFNAYGGRRTHAPMLNQAQQQQRPHYGSCYSMIERDPNPRYISTTSRRGVSPAPPPVATPQQQQVPPPAYDRQQRRSSLPRELHEQQLKYILSKEEELKFEVERLQQERRRLMEEMQRAPVLPAPQRRESYRPAAKLPTLSEDEVFRQQMAEEWMNKVAEREERRQHKIIRISKIEDEHDHSAVDKATISDEFLDRVKERRHKLSMPADSDWESGAESQPQPAAQSQPESDVEAPPVRILEGQAEANLRQLPRHLREFAKFSTSEQLPDGAQMERHEEQERREEATDNAHSSATKKTSIVKTYKVSRLPPSVQDRATASEEANSAATGMGVRLRPRPPKQTRFLLNAQQLQQQRQRRSWSESDLLKEIDSELQLAKGFLYANARPSYKSNGYVSEPEPNYDSDYSTLRYRTQNPHRVQSVSSAVNVRNLNQDEKLYGTMPNPIKSAQNSYKNQPGRIENYTTGHSSVSEKEKKEWWDEVMDIFNGNLEQSKLSPLYTEGNLSRALAKESGYTSDSNLVFRKKEVPVSSPLSPVEQKQAYKSLQAGGEPPLLGFRKPAPEKPRDLDPNAPPIPPQPPVKGLSSYDFPYSTDTVDGSESPNHYYATDVNIHFKTPIRHEQRQNLSEEELAIRQAEHMQKLYHEERRRKYLQELQDMNSRRHTDNFTPSQKSPIALNRYDDFPTDVTLKSLVGPKTVARALFNFQGQTSKELSFRKGDTIYIRRQIDANWYEGEHNAMIGLLPASYVEIVSRDGARTPSKRPSEGQARAKYNFQAQSGIELSLNKGELVTLTRRVDGNWFEGKIANRKGIFPCSYVEVLTDIGAEDIAARTTTVITSQSTTNLRPNLDVLRTNINNEFNTLTQNGAQPPNGILKETRTLHKTDALHVDTSSEPLAYRALYKYRPQNSDELELLEGDVVHVLEKCDDGWFVGTSQRTGCFGTFPGNYVERA
- the LOC117137785 gene encoding uncharacterized protein LOC117137785 isoform X3, yielding MPNNRNRNRNRNRNKRNRNQNQNQNPSQNQNENHQQQAEGAEDREEQQDFETQVAVAQSSSFVDDNGNSGSVSNGPTENSEEVTNTLEKTEKKEEISEQPATVIQKEADSDAEMGAKNSKHRKEKSDKQASNGKAEEQVRPPPTIIRRPPGSPRQAKVIVHRIVREEDTANGKAHSPEPPKAVESKEQQLEVEDSKEQQPEAHHQEIETKEERENEPSPKELPESSHLSEDAQQKHVEVDENEPIYDEVDYSKDETTNTTKIPQQEQHDPKEPEQYVLQLEKAMEFVENAHQQHVAAVQSYQKQRDTEQDAQQQEQSEAQHLQKSTEAHQQHVAVPQILVDPKEKLEDDVKQEPILNNAQQQNDEISPKAPKEIQIKVQFQTEDPLSQQPAAQKPTSKVIIHQIHLETTDEEPNVKPTFEEVSSTTGSLAGTLSPPPRYLVESPKNVSSGQFSRFSRDVQIQEMELNSDCSSGEFNSLQSPLVCEVDSESEGSVALGPERSPSDQQVPSSSRVEQHEQVRQKRAQYRNALESHFLPQLLNPRYLDSILEENEWRNSTASSGGSDQTGIRTPKLNETFPKSQLDFSRRHRRREEAPTPLKLETRLLEDSTDLESCTRLQSTLSPQSEDAELVYLSSSASSSVSDLMELELEQAAALAERALVDLDTDASRLIARPDDEMSSTSTTTADRSETEAETETETEREGEQSRESTPVNANTTLTSSQSSLLSAATPTPTPTPADREQLAKDTNVSGGSTVSFGAASPLAATREEFVRNMDKVRELIEMTRREQEQGELPRSPSPPPVPPPPASVPPYSPESSSFHLASLQLKRQESNDSHCSDSTTHSQCTAINLASPPPPPTAQPPTPPLRQKPAPPPVPPPVSPPAPPTPQSEPELSVADSFANANADVDADADTDTEAIKKLRLLCTEQLASMPYGEQVLEELASVAQNIADQSQNKMPYPMPQLPHIKELQLNANESKSSSAWLGLPTQSDPKLLVCLSPGQRDLVNNQTQPDDLLDAHQKFVERRGYHELSKAQVLEQDHQQQQSEMLKTAAMMRELRKSLSPPAPPVPPPPVPLKSAETAAKATAHENAKRDDASEQKQKIAACESSSLENKPRQAADLGAQQSAEQRQSSSTTTSSHKATTETMSSDTAKFPTLDSMESELARMFPQHKGDIFEEQRKRFSNIEFPSHQPVSQTKRYSNIETSSYESKKRMENGQVVYDVSTSSHEKKEQGDPPKDQPAPPVPPPPIMSATKLNGNTFIDGDVAPKNSQPSRESGSGSGNGTYEEFRQRAKAAADAFGEQREQQNGLDQDRVFKDFDRLSQQMHAELQSTREKREKSASMYDLSGFTRPATGHPRLDELQQRRHAHMQELEREIERSAKSRQERMSSVPRQMEATPPRTHDIPIELEPRSRRAESLCNLNEPPPRPHTTVGHYNHPVAQDDWSRYANDLGYSENIARPFAREVEICYQRQNQRTPHCIRAPRLSASTNDLSSSSQYSYDTFNAYGGRRTHAPMLNQAQQQQRPHYGSCYSMIERDPNPRYISTTSRRGVSPAPPPVATPQQQQVPPPAYDRQQRRSSLPRELHEQQLKYILSKEEELKFEVERLQQERRRLMEEMQRAPVLPAPQRRESYRPAAKLPTLSEDEVFRQQMAEEWMNKVAEREERRQHKIIRISKIEDEHDHSAVDKATISDEFLDRVKERRHKLSMPADSDWESGAESQPQPAAQSQPESDVEAPPVRILEGQAEANLRQLPRHLREFAKFSTSEQLPDGAQMERHEEQERREEATDNAHSSATKKTSIVKTYKVSRLPPSVQDRATASEEANSAATGMGVRLRPRPPKQTRFLLNAQQLQQQRQRRSWSESDLLKEIDSELQLAKGFLYANVYKVKHEYMSEPETGSDRPRKMAQLGRRQYDGIGPVTNDGMPIILRSEVKEPHQHEWYKRLYQTIHKQKNGDEFVIRYKCPRARPSYKSNGYVSEPEPNYDSDYSTLRYRTQNPHRVQSVSSAVNVRNLNQDEKLYGTMPNPIKSAQNSYKNQPGRIENYTTGHSSVSEKEKKENLEQSKLSPLYTEGNLSRALAKESGYTSDSNLVFRKKEVPVSSPLSPVEQKQAYKSLQAGGEPPLLGFRKPAPEKPRDLDPNAPPIPPQPPVKGLSSYDFPYSTDTVDGSESPNHYYATDVNIHFKTPIRHEQRQNLSEEELAIRQAEHMQKLYHEERRRKYLQELQDMNSRRHTDNFTPSQKSPIALNRYDDFPTDVTLKSLVGPKTVARALFNFQGQTSKELSFRKGDTIYIRRQIDANWYEGEHNAMIGLLPASYVEIVSRDGARTPSKRPSEGQARAKYNFQAQSGIELSLNKGELVTLTRRVDGNWFEGKIANRKGIFPCSYVEVLTDIGAEDIAARTTTVITSQSTTNLRPNLDVLRTNINNEFNTLTQNGAQPPNGILKETRTLHKTDALHVDTSSEPLAYRALYKYRPQNSDELELLEGDVVHVLEKCDDGWFVGTSQRTGCFGTFPGNYVERA